The Hippopotamus amphibius kiboko isolate mHipAmp2 chromosome 16, mHipAmp2.hap2, whole genome shotgun sequence genomic interval CAACGGGGCAGGAACTGGATCTGGTACGATGGGGGCAATTTGCCCACCCCGCTCTCCCGGGGAGTGAGGTCAATGTCCTCAGGGGCCACAGGGCTGGCCACGGAGAAGTTCTGGAGGATGGTGGTGAAGAAGAGGAATAATTCGGTGCGGGCGATGCCTTCGCCAAGACAAATACGCTTCCCTGTGGGCACAGAGGTTCACAATGTGGGCACGGGGCAGATGCACAGTCTTTGCCCTGTCACACCCCAAAGCCCAGACACCTGTGTCCATTGCATCAATTTGCATGGGATTCGCCTTTAACATGCAATTCACGCTAGACTCACAGGATTCCCAAACCCTCTGAGAGCAGGTGCAAATCGTTCAGTGGATGTACCTTGCTCATTTCTCCAGGACAGAGTTTGTAGCTCCTGTGCGATTTCCAAAGAGTTCAGAGTTCCGTGGCCCCACAGAAGGTAAGGAGTCACTTCCGCTTGGGTgggtgtttgtgtctgtgtgtgtgtgcacgcgcgcgtgcGAGCGCACACCAGCTCAAATCTGCCTCCACATGTAGGTATGTGCATATTTCTGACTTAacatttttcttgtctgttaGGTCTAATATGGGAAGAATAGTACCTATCCTGTAGGGCTACTGTGAAGATAAAGAAGTTAGTGTTTGTTATAATTTGTAGCATAACACCTGGCCAGTAGTAAGGGTCCTGCAAGTGTAGTTAGTACCTTGTGTTTGTTtctgggtgtgtgtggaggggagttTGCATGAGAGGTGTTTGTctggcactgtgtgtgtgtatacatttctgGGTTTCTTCTTATCTCCACCTGTGAGCCATGGGCTTCAGGAATTCCAGAAACAACCATAGCGTACATAACAATCTGTATACGACAGATGGACATAAGATGGGAGTGGAAGGCTTCGCTTTCATCAGAGTCTCAGAGGCATAAGGATCCCCCACAACACTTATAAACCATGGACTTGGAGAGAAGTGAGGACAAAGGGTGCCAGGAAAAAGGCAGAAACCCTGATATACTCTCCTTTACTTAGTATTTCTTAATCTGCAAGACAACAACCTTAGTAAGGTCATTTCAAGGGAAGGTTTGCAGGCATTTCCTAAGCCTtccaaggttttctttttttcattcatttttacattattttattttattttactttattttattttattctgattttggCCACGCCACCTGGCTTGCCAGATCTAAGTTCCCCAAGCAGGTATCGAACTCACAACCCCCGCAGAGGAATCactgagtcttagccactggaccgccagggaattccccctaagCCTTCCAAGTTGTTAGACGTTGTGCCTGTTGGAGGCATCTGGGGTAGGATCCACATCTTCTAGGCACATTTAGAAGTTAGGACGCACGAGCTTAGCAATACTCACAGCCTAGCTCCCAGCTGCTTCTTGTCCTGGAACTGGCTCTACAACCAGGCCCATCCCACGACAGCCTCACTTCTCCCTCCCATATTGccctccccatccctggggtTGTGCAACTGGACACCCTTTGTCTCAACACCTTTTTGGTTCCGTCTTTCTCCCTGCCCGTGGCCATTTGCGtccatctttttctctgtctgtacCTCCAGCCAGGCactgtttctctgcctttcttctctTTAGCTCTTCTTCTTCCGCCTTCTTCCATCGTCTTTAACTCCCTATCTCTGTCCAGTCAGGTCTGATTCTTGTCCACAATGCTCTCTCATTTTTCTTgcttggtttctgtttctttgtttggtttttgggtttggtttggggttttttttggctgccatgCATGGATTGTGGGATCCtatttccctaaccagggatcaaacccgcacgcTAAGCTCAGAGCCCCAActactggaccacaagggaattccctctctCCTGTGTCAGTCTCCCTgtacagttcccttttctctccttcaggGTTTCTTCTTCACTACTTACgtcactctctctttttctctctctgtcttactctgtttctctccttcttcttcctcctcgtCCACCTCCTCCATCTCACATTCACTCAGTCTCTTTCTGCCATTGTCTCTCCTGTCTTTCTCTtggtccctttctctttctcactcactctATCCTTAtctatctgtctctgtctttatttGCCACATCTCTGCCACTCTCGGAACTTAGGACACGACTATTGAAAAGAGAAATTGACGATCAGCCCCTGAGCCCACATGTCCCGGGAATTTCactgaaaatgaaatgaggaaggaaGCTGTTGCACTGGGCGGAGCTAGGGGCCCTGGGTCACTGAAGTCACCAGTGCAATTCAAGCCTAGGGACTTGATGCTGGGGTTCACCTTTCTCCCCAAGGATGAGGACCTTGGGCTTTGGGATTTTCCCTGGATGGGGCCAAAGAGTGGagaatgggaagagagagaggtcaGGGCAGCTCAGGACCCTCCCCGGCTCCCCAGTGCTGGCAGGATACATCCAGACTCCCCCCAGATTCCCAGGCCTTGCCCAGCTGAACCCTTCACCCTTACCTCCTGGAATCCATACCCCAGTCTTCCTGAGTTCTAGTGTCTCAAGGGAGTGATGCTGTCTCCACCTGCAGGCTCTGCCcttgcttttccctctgatggAACACTATTTCCAGTGGCTGATTCATACCCTCCCACAATGGCTTAGCTTAGAAGTGACTGCTTCAGGGAAGCTTTGCCTCACCAACCCACCATAAGTCATCAGCACTTCCTACTTTATGTTCTCAAAGCCCCCTTTAGAGCACTTATCATAATTGTGATTAATTCTATGAGGAAGAGTTGCCCCTTACTTTAGCCAAGCAGTTCTAAGCACACTGcaagcattcattcatttcattataCATTATTTTGGACCATATGATTCCTGTCCGTCTCTCCTGCTGGACTGTAAATttctgagggcaggaactgtgtctCTGTGTGACTTGTGTGAAGTGTTATCTTCAGCCCCAAAGAAAACACTGGGCTTAGCATAGTGCTAACAGATATTTTATACCAGCGTGCAGAGAGGAGGTTAAAAATAATCCCCCACCATCCAGCTTACCAAGATGTGCCTTTCGGAAGTGATTTCACTTCTCATGGCCCCTCCAGGGTTGCAATGAAGGTGAGACGGCTAACAGGGGTAAAGCACCCGGTGTGTGCTAACTGCTCAATGAACAGGCACCTCTCTTTGATTGTCGCAAGGAGGGGATGGCACCTGCACTCTGGAATGCAGGTCCAGCTTACCTGTGGAGAAGGGCATgaaagcttcatttttcttcagtgcCCCATTGGCATCCAGAAAGTGGTCCGGGTTGAAGGCATCTGGTTTTTCAAAGTAATGCGGGTCATGGAGAGCAGAGCTCAGGATGGGATATACTTCCGTGCCCTGAGGGAGGGTCACAAGATTAGAAGATATTACCATTCCTTCCCCACACCACCCCAAAAGCATGAAACAAGAGTGAGTGGTCAAACCCAAAAGAGGTCAATTTGGAGATGAAGAGAACCCAGGGATGCAGGATGCCCACACACGGGAGAGTCAGGAGCTCAGTGGGGTGATGTACCTTGGGGAGGATGTACCCTCGGAAGTGAGTGTCTTTAGTGACCACGTGGGGCGCACCAATGGGGATGAGGTCCCCAAATCTCTGAATCTCATGGATGACTGCATCAGTGTACGGCATTTTGGCTCTGTCATCCAGGGCTGGAGGGCGATTCGAGCCAATCACCTGGTCAATCTCCTTGTGGATTCTCTCTGCACAGAAGAGTGGGACGAGTGACCCTCACTGAAAGAGGCATTTCAGCAGGGACACTGCTTGCTATGGGCCAATGGGCCAGGAAAACCCTCTCAGAAAAAGTTAGATCCTTGATACCCCTCAGAGTAACCAGcctggggtgtggggagaagggggTTAACGACAAGAATTCTCACCCATTGATATCTAACGAATGTTATCATTCTCTCCCAACATGCAcaggtaacacacacacacacacacacacacacagacacgtgcACCACAATTTTGCATAGAATTTCAGAGTAAGAACTCAAGGCTACGAACCTGTCAAAATTCCTCCTCTAAGATGAGTAGAAAATGAACTAATATATAGTATGTGTGTTACAGATGAGGCACTGTACTAGGTCCTCAGGAATATAAGAGTAAAACAGATCAATAGATGAACCTATGAACAACTGGATCAATAAATGAATacatcaaccaatcaatcaatgaaTTAGTGGGTCAGTTCATGAATGGGTAGACTGATGAATGGAGGAACGTTAATGAATGCATGTATTCTTTACTGATCAAAGACTAATTAATCATTAATTACTAAAGGGTCCATAGGCAAATACATAAATGAACCTGATTAACCAGTGAATCCCATGATGGTTGGAAATTTATGGAAgaataagtgaaagaataaatttaaaggaaTAGGCAAATAGAGGAatagacggatggatggatgggttgaATGCTCGGTGTATAAATCAAGGGGgagtaaatgagtgaattatTAAAAGATAACTGAAATCATAAATGGATGAAGGATGAATTGACAAACTGGCTGATGGAAGGATTAAGGTACACAAGCTAGTTTTAGAAAAACAGATGGGTGCATGAATGAGTAAAGGAGCCAAGGAAACAATGACAAATAGTTCCTTCCATGAATCACTCAAAGGATCGACAGATGAATCCATTCATCCAAATAAAGAATGGAAGTGTATGTCCTTAGATGAATCACAGATGACAGAATCAGAGTACACaggttaatgaatgaatgaaagacagATGGGTCAATGGGTGGGTTGATCTTTAAGAGATCGGGGAAACAGTGGGAAAAATAAGATTGACAGATTGCTTTTTTAGTCTGCACTgtgaagcttgtgggatcttagcgccctgaccagggatggaacctggggacatggcagtgaaagcgccaactcctaaccactggacctccaggttgACAGATTCTTCATTCAGCCATCCACCAACAGGGCTGGCTTAGTGGGGCTCATTCAAAATTTAGGCTATTGCTGATAAGAGGGGAACGCTGCCTCCATCATTCACAGAGGACCCATAGCCCCATTGCTGCAGCACCCATAGAGGTCAGAAGACCCCCCTGAGTGGCTGTCCCCAGCCTGCCCACCTGCGACATGGGGGTATTTCAGCATGAGCAGGAATCCATAGCGGAGAGTGGTGCTGGTGGTCTCGGTGCCGGCAAAGAAGAGCGACAGGACACTGATGATGAGGTTTTGCTCGTGGAACTCGCTCTTGGGGTTGGACTTCTCCTGGGTCCAGAGGGGCAGGGTTCATGTCAGGGGAGGCTGGGGCCCTGCTGCACACACATCTCTTGGGGTCCCTCCACCTGTTTACGGGTCTCACACCACCTGGcccatttcccttttctctgtgctcCGCAAGCCCAACCatatctctctgtgtctgtctcagtCTCTCTTTGCTCTGCCTTGTCTGTTTCAATCCATCTCTCCATCTCCTTAGGACgtttttcccccttcctctcccagcCGCTTTCTGCCTCTGGGGGTCTTTTCACCTGTCACTGTATTTCTCCCCCATGTCCAgaatttcctctctttccctctcctgcctACCATTGCCCCCTTTCCTCTCCGCCTCTGTTCCCTTCCGAATCCCCCCTCTCATCCtctgttcctccctccccccttccccactcttctcctttcccctcccttctgctcACCCCgagtctttttctctccccttccacTCCCATTGCCCTCTCCCAAATCCCACTTTGTCCATGCGGAGTAGGTAGGTGTCGATATAGTCCCGGGGTTCGCTGGGGTCCAGGGTTTCACGGTGCTTCTCCACACTGCGGACGATGAAGGCCTTGACTTCCTGCAGGTTTTTGTAGATTTGCCTGTGTGTGCCAGGAAAGTACTTCAAGAAGCTGGAGTAGAGTTCGAAcacctgcaggggaggagggctgTGAGGTCCTCCTGGGGCTGACCTAGCTGCTCCCAGGGAGGGGCAGTCCTCCTGGGCCCCAGTACCTCGGAAAGggatctctgtctctctctgtctctatctctctgtccatctctctctgtctctctgggtgtctctgtctccctgtggctcttgatctctctctctgtatctgaGTCCTTCACTCACTGATTCTAGGTCTCCTCTGATCTCTGATTCTcacatttttgtctttctgcatctttccctcctcatcctcatgtctttttcttggtctctacacacacacacacacacccatcaaTGTCTCTCTCCTTTCCACCCTCTTTATCTCCATGTGTCTCCTTCTCATCCTCCCTCTGGGCTTCCGCTGCCTACCCCAGCCAGTTTGTCTGTTTGGCTCAGACCTCTCTTGGACTCTTTCCACATCTCAGATGTTGTGAATGTGGTATGTCAGACGTTGAGAATGTGGTGCTTACACAGGATGAGGCTGCTGACCGCTTAGGactatttatttacttgtagCATATCTCTATGGCTTTTCCTGATGACGCATGTAATACCTAACTTGTTGCAAACAATTTCAAAAAGTGCAGAATGCTATAAAGTATACTGTCATATTCCTCCTTAATCTCCTTCTAGATATAACCATTGTTAGCTCTTTGGCAGACCTCCTTCCAGACTTTCCTTTCTCTGGGGGTCTCTGTGGGAGGAGAAATTTGAAATCATCTGTTGGGCTTGTTCAAATGCTCGCCTTGGACCCCATTCCAGATTTGCTGGGTCTCACTCTCCACTAGGAGGTCACGGGAATTTGTATTTGTGACCGTCGCACATGTGAGTCTGACACACACTCCTGGTTGAGGATGGTAGCTAGGCAGAGGGCTCCACAGTTTAACTTTTTAACTTAATCCACAATACGGGTATTTCCAGGTGagttaagaaagagaaatatcattattttcttttaaaagaagagcATGTTACTTTATAATCTGGgagaacatttttgaaaagaaagaaagcaggaggagAGATGGGAGAGATGAAGATatatccttctttctttttaggtATCCTTGGATTTCTTCAAGTGAGGGGCTTTGCCATAGGTGAAGGTACAGAGGAATCAGGAACAGAGGTGTAGAGCAGAAGACTAGAGAGCCTGAAAGCTTGATTGAttccttctcttgctctctctctctttctctgtgtgtgtgtgtctttgattctctttccatttccacCTTCTCCATcactcccctctcttcctctgagTCTCTCTGTCACGGTTTCACCATCTCTCTCACCATGCAggtctctctgtccctgtctctctctgttgTCCTTGCCCCTCTTCCAGTGCGCGGCTGCATTGCCAGTCCCCCAAAGCAGATCAGCCCTCTCCCCTGCCTGGATGTCcacctctgccccaccctctctgACCTGGCTGGACAAAGAGCTGAGGAGCGCGAAGGACTGGTAGAACATGTCCAGCAGCCGCAGGAACTCGGCATCCCTGTAGGCGAAGCGTTTTCCAAAGACAATGGAGCTGATGATGTTGGCGGTGATGGAATGGAAGAAGAAGGTGGGGTCCTGGAGGGCTCCTAAGGGAGGAGGCGTGGGGCATAGGGCATGGACTCAAATGCCTGAGGAGCCTGTGGCTGCTGCCCATCTTTGTGGCACTCTCCTCCATCACTCAGCCACGATAAGGAAAACAGGAATCATAACAGCTAACACTCGCTAGGCTGTGTCATGTGCCAGGCCCTAGTCTGAGCACCTCACCTATTAgtgtctttccttctcatctcAGCCCTGTGAAAGAGGTGCAGAGCAAGTGTTCAGTCAATTGCATGTGCAATTTCAAGTCTGTTCTCCCAGTCCCTTaactctcaccccacccccacctgtttTCTCCACCTCTGCGATTCTCTGCTCTTCAGGGAACTGTTCTGCACTTGTTAGCTGATGTCTAGATATGCCAGGCTCACCCcaggtggagggagggtgggctgTGCACCCAGGAACATCAGGTCAGTGCAGCCTCTCTCCCTGGGTCTCACCTGTCCATCTTCTTTTGTTCCCTTGTAGACCCTTTCCTCAGCCTGTCTGTCTCGAATTTTCTGTGCCTCGATTTCTCTCTGCTGttgtttctctctgcctctctgagtCTCTTCCCTCTTTGCCTTGGtccctccatctctgtctctttcttcttctctgtctctgtgtcagaatccctctgtctcctcctgcCTTTCTCCTCAGTCCCTCTGTCTATATTCCTCTAGAGCTCcctgtgactctgcttctgcctctccctcccagctTCTACATTTATGCCTCATACTCTCTGAATAAAGGACCCTGTCACCTCTATGTCTCAAACACAGGTGTTTGAGGAATCCAAACCAACCGGAAGTGTCTATCCAGCTTCCCAAGGGCAGAAAAGCTGGACTGTCCCCCTGGCTCAGTGTCAGCTACACacccaaagaaaggaaaacacagttTGTGCTTTTCAACATGTctgtcattttccattttctctcttgacTTCGTTTTAGAAGTCCGTTTTTGGCCTTTGACAGATACAATCAAACCATGAATGGGTTTCCTTGAATACCAGTAATAACGTGCTACTCTCTGAGTTTATGTCTTTGAGTTGCTCTTCACACTACACTCCCTGCATCTCTCCTGCCCCCTGTGTTTCTCTCCTACCCACCCCTGCCCATCTCTGTGCcgctctccctctgcctgcttcTCTGTCTGATGATCTCTTgagctctgcctctctctgttccTGCGTCTCTCTGCCCACGTACACCCCTCTGTCTTTCCGCTGATTTGCACCCACAGCTGCACCATCTTTGTCTCCTTCCCGTCCCCCGGGCTCACCCTGGGATTTCCGCAGCTCCTCCACCAGACACTGGGCCTCCTCCTGAATGCGCTCCTCCACGCTCCTCTTTCCCATCCCGAAGTCTCTCATGGTGGCCAGAGAAAATCGCCGAAGAACCTTCCAACGTTCCCCGTTGGAAAAGATCACGCCTGGGAGGCAAGGATTGCAGAGGAAGTTGAAAGGAGACTCTGGGTCCCTCTCTACCCCTCATCCTCCCTTCTCAGACTCACCTTCCCCaatcctcctcctccatccccagtgCCCTCCCGGTGACCCTGAGGCCCTTACCGTATCCCTGGAAGACTGCTTCAACGACAGCGATTTTCCCCCGGCCAGAGAAGGCTTCAGCCTGGTCCACCAGGGCCTCTCGAATGGCCTCTGTCCCACATAACATGACCACTGGCCGTGGCCCCAGGTACACCGTGAAGACATCCCCGTATTTCCCTCGGAGCTGCCAAGCACACCCACAACCAAGGTTGCTATTAGTCCACATGCAGCTCTGTGGCCATTTCCACTGTTGAGCCATTAAAAcacatatagggacttccctggtggtgcagtgcttaaatctgcctgccactgcagggcacacggggtcaatccctgggccaggaagatcccacaagccacgaaGCAACTACTCCCTTATGCCACAGCTACGGAGCCCgggtgctacagctactgaagctggggcacctagagcccatgctcctcaacaggagaagccaccacaatgagaagcccacacacagcaacggagaccctacacagccaacaaacaaacacacaaacaaacacaaaacatatACATTGGTAATTAAACACTTACATATAGATTGATAATGACTGCTGGCCCATGACCTTCCACCCCACTCTGCCTTTCTGCATCCCAGGACCCACCAACTAAAGGATGAACCCATGACCCAGCCCAATCCACATTGGTTGGATTGGTTGGTGCCCTAAGCAGTACGGATGGTTAATATTCCTAATATCACCCTTTCCCACATGATATTTGTTGAGCCTGGCCAGATGGCTCTGGCATCTCAACTATAGCATCATCGTTCTTGTGACCCAACTTCAACCTCTGTCTGCCTCCTGGCAATTTCCCCGGTGAACCACCCTGACCCACCCACCCACTTGGGGGACATGACAGGAAAGTGATGGCCTTCTGAGGGTGTTCCTGAAATTTGAAAACTCATAACGTCAATACAACCACTTGGGAAACTGCTCAACAGTATTTATGGAACctggacacacacgcacacacacaaaagaagatTCATAGATGCCTTACAATAAAATGCTAGCAACATAGGTACAGAATAAACAGCTACTGATGTATTCATACCATGGACTACTCTAGAGCCATGAGGAAGAACAAACCACTGCTACAGCCAACAACAGGAATGAAATTCACAGGCATATTGTTGAGTGAAAGCAACTAGACCCAAAAGAGTCCATACa includes:
- the LOC130838691 gene encoding cytochrome P450 2B11-like, translating into MELSLLLFLALLSGLLLLLARGRPKAHGRLPPGPHPLPFLGNLLQMDRRGLLKSFLRLRGKYGDVFTVYLGPRPVVMLCGTEAIREALVDQAEAFSGRGKIAVVEAVFQGYGVIFSNGERWKVLRRFSLATMRDFGMGKRSVEERIQEEAQCLVEELRKSQGALQDPTFFFHSITANIISSIVFGKRFAYRDAEFLRLLDMFYQSFALLSSLSSQVFELYSSFLKYFPGTHRQIYKNLQEVKAFIVRSVEKHRETLDPSEPRDYIDTYLLRMDKEKSNPKSEFHEQNLIISVLSLFFAGTETTSTTLRYGFLLMLKYPHVAERIHKEIDQVIGSNRPPALDDRAKMPYTDAVIHEIQRFGDLIPIGAPHVVTKDTHFRGYILPKGTEVYPILSSALHDPHYFEKPDAFNPDHFLDANGALKKNEAFMPFSTGKRICLGEGIARTELFLFFTTILQNFSVASPVAPEDIDLTPRESGVGKLPPSYQIQFLPR